One Mugil cephalus isolate CIBA_MC_2020 chromosome 10, CIBA_Mcephalus_1.1, whole genome shotgun sequence genomic window carries:
- the slco3a1a gene encoding solute carrier organic anion transporter family member 3A1, translating into MQVKKHRDSDRSGGDMLEGDGLRKSPSCFSNIKIFLISECALMLAQGTVGAYLVSVLTTLERRFNLQSADVGVIASSFEIGNLALILFVSYFGAKAHRPRLIGCGGIVMALGALLSALPEFLTNQYEIGEMWRTDAGRDVCSNTTGREAQQAEDLVCANRANTNMMYLLLIGAQVLLGIGATPVQPLGVSYIDDHVKKKDSSLYIGILFSTLVFGPACGFILGSLCTKFYVDAIFIDTSHLGITPDDPRWIGAWWAGFLLCGALLFTSALFMFGFPQSLPTKEREEGAESEQVMLPPSQSSEYEAPKPSNGVTLNHEPANSPTCCQQLRVIPKVTKHLLSNPVFTCIILAACMEIAVVAGFAAFLGKYLEQQFNLTTTSANQLLGMTAIPCACLGIFMGGLLVKKLNLSALGAIRMAMLVNLISTACYVSFLFLGCDTGPVAGVTVPYPNETLRVGEKPEAQCNSHCSCFTSSISPVCGSNGITYLSACFAGCSRSGISEATSNISQNLTGCTCVSADSKLATAIPGKCPMPGCRESFLIFLCVICACSLVGAMAQTPSVIILIRTVSPELKSYALGVLFLLLRLLGFIPPPLIFGAGIDSTCLFWSTDCGDKGACLLYDNVAYRHLYVSLAIVLKGVAFLLYTTTWYCLRRNYKKYIKTHEGFLTPTEFYPSLTDGPKLVDRTKFIYNLENHEFCENMESVL; encoded by the exons ATGCAGGTGAAGAAGCACCGCGACTCGGACCGGAGCGGAGGGGACATGCTGGAGGGGGACGGCCTCCGCAAGAGCCCCTCGTGCTTCTCAAATATCAAGATATTCTTGATATCAGAATGCGCTCTCATGTTGGCACAGGGCACCGTCGGAGCATACCTG GTGAGCGTGCTGACGACCCTGGAGCGGCGGTTCAACCTGCAGAGCGCCGACGTCGGAGTGATAGCCAGCAGCTTCGAGATAGGCAACCTGGCGCTGATCCTGTTCGTCAGCTACTTCGGGGCGAAAGCTCACCGCCCCCGGCTGATCGGCTGCGGGGGCATCGTCATGGCGCTCGGCGCCCTCCTCTCCGCCCTGCCGGAGTTTCTGACGAACCAGTACGAGATAGGGGAGATGTGGAGGACCGACGCGGGCCGGGACGTTTGCTCCAACACCACCGGCAGGGAGGCCCAACAGGCCGAGGACCTCGTGTGCGCCAACAGGGCCAACACCAACATGATGTACCTGCTGCTGATCGGGGCCCAGGTCCTGCTGGGGATCGGAGCGACGCCGGTGCAGCCCCTGGGAGTTTCTTATATCGACGATCACGTGAAGAAGAAAGACTCTTCCCTCTATATAG gaatCCTCTTCTCTACACTGGTGTTCGGACCGGCCTGCGGCTTCATCCTCGGCTCTCTCTGCACTAAGTTCTACGTCGACGCTATCTTCATCGACACCA GTCACTTGGGCATCACACCAGACGACCCGCGGTGGATCGGGGCCTGGTGGGCCGGCTTCCTCCTGTGCGGTGCCTTACTCTTTACCTCGGCTCTCTTCATGTTCGGCTTCCCTCAGTCGCTGCCGacgaaggagagagaggagggggcaGAAAGCGAGCAGGTTATGCTTCCTCCCTCTCAGAGCTCAGAGTACGAGGCTCCAAAGCCCAGCAATGGAGTCACGCTCAACCACGAGCCTGCCAACAGCCCCACCTGCTGTCAGCAACTCAGGG TGATCCCCAAGGTTACCAAGCACCTCCTGTCGAACCCAGTGTTCACCTGCATCATCCTGGCGGCCTGCATGGAGATCGCCGTCGTGGCTGGCTTTGCAGCCTTTCTGGGGAAATACCTCGAACAGCAGTTCAACCTCACCACCACCTCAGCAAACCAGCTGTTAG gtatgACAGCCATTCCGTGTGCGTGTCTGGGGATCTTCATGGGCGGTCTGCTGGTGAAGAAGCTGAACCTCTCGGCTCTGGGAGCCATCCGCATGGCCATGCTGGTCAACCTGATCTCCACCGCCTGCTACGTCTCCTTCCTGTTCCTTGGGTGCGACACAGGTCCAGTTGCAGGAGTGACGGTGCCATATCCCAACGA GACGCTCCGGGTGGGCGAGAAACCCGAGGCTCAGTGCAACAGTCACTGCAgctgcttcacctcctccatcagccCCGTGTGCGGCTCCAACGGCATCACCTACCTGTCCGCCTGCTTCGCCGGCTGCAGCCGGTCGGGAATCTCAGAGGCCACGTCGAACATCTCTCAG AACCTGACCGGATGCACTTGTGTATCTGCTGACAGTAAACTGGCCACGGCGATCCCGGGGAAATGCCCGATGCCCGGCTGCCGGGAGTCATTCCTCATCTTTCTGTGCGTGATCTGTGCCTGCAGCCTGGTTGGAGCGATGGCCCAGACGCCCTCTGTCATCATCCTAATTAG GACCGTGAGCCCTGAACTGAAATCATACGCGCTTGGagtgttgtttcttttgctACGACTCCTTG gATTCATCCCACCTCCCCTCATCTTTGGTGCTGGGATCGACTCTACTTGCCTGTTCTGGAGTACAGACTGCGGCGATAAGGGCGCCTGCCTGCTGTACGACAACGTAGCTTACAGGCATCTCTACGTGAGCCTCGCCATCGTACTCAAAGGCGTCGCCTTCCTCCTCTACACCACCACGTGGTATTGCCTGCGTAGGAACTACAAGAAATACATCAAAACCCACGAGGGCTTCCTGACGCCCACTGAGTTTTACCCGTCCCTCACTGACGGCCCCAAACTCGTGGACAGGACAAAGTTTATATATAACCTAGAGAACCATGAGTTCTGTGAAAATATGGAGTCCGTTTTATAG